One Hordeum vulgare subsp. vulgare chromosome 4H, MorexV3_pseudomolecules_assembly, whole genome shotgun sequence DNA window includes the following coding sequences:
- the LOC123451043 gene encoding uncharacterized protein LOC123451043, protein MRPFSLLRMMSKRTRRTGTAGRRTRATSPSHGLGGAVAVQASPTCLGLVAVGCGVVQWEKSVTGTREQPGPKEKKRETKGECSRAGSASARTCLPACLPNSSAADERPDPSSTARRYSFQA, encoded by the exons ATGCGCCCTTTTTCGCTTCTACGAATGATGAGCAAACGCACCAGGCGCACGGGCACGGCCGGCCGGCGCACGCGCGCGACGTCGCCGTCGCACGGGCTGGGCGGCGCTGTGGCCG TCCAGGCGTCTCCTACGTGCTTAGGGCTCGTGGCTGTGGGCTGTGGTGTGGTGCAGTGGGAAAAATCAGTGACGGGAACACGTGAACAACCAGGGCCGAAAGAAAAGAAACGGGAGACGAAAGGCGAGTGCAGCCGGGCCGGTTCCGCGTCAGCACGtacctgcctgcctgcctgcctgcctaaCAGCTCAGCCGCCGACGAGAGACCTGACCCAAGCTCGACGGCCCGACGATATTCATTCCAGGCGTAA